One window of the Rosa rugosa chromosome 3, drRosRugo1.1, whole genome shotgun sequence genome contains the following:
- the LOC133736023 gene encoding probable protein phosphatase 2C 32 isoform X2, with the protein MKEKNEDKKGMHEILHSSQKKSGLSGNRGSAINSKLRMRPAKLFVPDFCPRQEFIEMGLKKLKEDKKEFEVEGRDFCLASKKGARREFMEDGHREMVDIMGDPKQAFFAVIDGHGGCAAADYVAENLGKNIMKELEHVGEDQEHELQQAIRQGYSVTDKGFLSQGVSSGACAASVVLKDGVLHVANVGDCRVVLSNKGVADVLTKDHRLSSEDERLRIENTGGFVQHCRNGVWRLQGSLAVSRAIGDQHLKDWVISEPETKTIPLTSDCEFLLMASDGLWDKVDDQEAVNVVLKEKDSLKSCKKLVYMSSSRGSMDDITVMVINLRSFLAADHLP; encoded by the exons atgaaagaaaagaatgaaGATAAAAAAGGTATGCATGAAATACTGCATAGTTCACAAAAGAAGTCTGGTCTTTCGGGTAATAGAGGGAGTGCTATCAATAGTAAGTTGCGAATGAGGCCTGCGAAGCTGTTTGTGCCGGATTTTTGTCCAAGGCAGGAGTTCATTGAAATGGGACTAAAGAAGTTGAAAGAGGACAAAAAGGAATTTGAGGTGGAAGGGAGGGATTTCTGCTTGGCAAGTAAGAAAGGTGCTAGAAGGGAGTTCATGGAAGATGGGCACAGAGAAATGGTTGATATAATGGGAGATCCCAAGCAG GCATTTTTTGCTGTGATCGATGGGCACGGAGGTTGTGCAGCTGCTGATTATGTAGCTGAAAATTTAGGGAAGAACATTATGAAAGAGCTTGAACATGTTGGAGAGGATCAAGAACATGAATTGCAGCAGGCTATTCGCCAAGGCTACTCAGTCACAGACAAGGGCTTCCTTAGTCAG GGTGTGAGCAGTGGAGCATGTGCAGCCAGTGTGGTGTTGAAGGATGGAGTGCTACATGTAGCGAATGTAGGAGATTGTAGAGTAGTTTTGAGTAACAAAGGAGTAGCAGATGTATTAACAAAAGACCACCGTTTGAGTAGTGAAGATGAGCGTCTCCGAATCGAAAACACT GGTGGCTTTGTGCAACATTGCCGCAACGGAGTTTGGAGACTTCAAGGCTCACTTGCAGTTTCTAGAGCAATTGGGGATCAACATCTGAAAGATTGGGTCATTTCCGAACCAGAAACTAAAACGATTCCTCTAACTTCAGATTGCGAGTTCTTGCTAATGGCTTCGGATGGCTTGTGGGACAAG GTAGATGATCAAGAGGCAGTGAATGTGGTTTTAAAAGAGAAGGACTCACTGAAGTCTTGCAAGAAGCTTGTGTATATGTCTTCAAGCAGAGGGAGCATGGATGACATAACTGTTATGGTGATCAACCTTCGAAGCTTTTTGGCAGCTGATCATCTTCCGTGA
- the LOC133736023 gene encoding probable protein phosphatase 2C 32 isoform X1 yields MVDLLLQVLLWSFYLLSLVLHLFEDLKKLAFSIALTLNSSPSASTLSRYLSWVGSLFARIQSIYHHTQGQIRSNVKRWVFEQHGEENYEAKNLAHIISCQDSNSKMKEKNEDKKGMHEILHSSQKKSGLSGNRGSAINSKLRMRPAKLFVPDFCPRQEFIEMGLKKLKEDKKEFEVEGRDFCLASKKGARREFMEDGHREMVDIMGDPKQAFFAVIDGHGGCAAADYVAENLGKNIMKELEHVGEDQEHELQQAIRQGYSVTDKGFLSQGVSSGACAASVVLKDGVLHVANVGDCRVVLSNKGVADVLTKDHRLSSEDERLRIENTGGFVQHCRNGVWRLQGSLAVSRAIGDQHLKDWVISEPETKTIPLTSDCEFLLMASDGLWDKVDDQEAVNVVLKEKDSLKSCKKLVYMSSSRGSMDDITVMVINLRSFLAADHLP; encoded by the exons ATGGTAGACTTATTATTACAAGTTCTTCTATGGAGTTTCTATCTCCTCTCTCTTGTTCTACACCTTTTTGAAGACCTGAAAAAATTAGCCTTTTCCATAGCTCTAACTCTCAACTCTTCTCCTTCAGCATCTACTTTGTCACGGTATCTCTCTTGGGTTGGGTCTCTTTTTGCGAGAATTCAGAGCATTTACCATCACACCCAAGGCCAGATCAGGTCGAATGTAAAAAGGTGGGTTTTTGAGCAGCATGGTGAAGAAAACTATGAAGCAAAGAATTTGGCACATATCATAAGCTGCCAAGACAGTAACAgtaagatgaaagaaaagaatgaaGATAAAAAAGGTATGCATGAAATACTGCATAGTTCACAAAAGAAGTCTGGTCTTTCGGGTAATAGAGGGAGTGCTATCAATAGTAAGTTGCGAATGAGGCCTGCGAAGCTGTTTGTGCCGGATTTTTGTCCAAGGCAGGAGTTCATTGAAATGGGACTAAAGAAGTTGAAAGAGGACAAAAAGGAATTTGAGGTGGAAGGGAGGGATTTCTGCTTGGCAAGTAAGAAAGGTGCTAGAAGGGAGTTCATGGAAGATGGGCACAGAGAAATGGTTGATATAATGGGAGATCCCAAGCAG GCATTTTTTGCTGTGATCGATGGGCACGGAGGTTGTGCAGCTGCTGATTATGTAGCTGAAAATTTAGGGAAGAACATTATGAAAGAGCTTGAACATGTTGGAGAGGATCAAGAACATGAATTGCAGCAGGCTATTCGCCAAGGCTACTCAGTCACAGACAAGGGCTTCCTTAGTCAG GGTGTGAGCAGTGGAGCATGTGCAGCCAGTGTGGTGTTGAAGGATGGAGTGCTACATGTAGCGAATGTAGGAGATTGTAGAGTAGTTTTGAGTAACAAAGGAGTAGCAGATGTATTAACAAAAGACCACCGTTTGAGTAGTGAAGATGAGCGTCTCCGAATCGAAAACACT GGTGGCTTTGTGCAACATTGCCGCAACGGAGTTTGGAGACTTCAAGGCTCACTTGCAGTTTCTAGAGCAATTGGGGATCAACATCTGAAAGATTGGGTCATTTCCGAACCAGAAACTAAAACGATTCCTCTAACTTCAGATTGCGAGTTCTTGCTAATGGCTTCGGATGGCTTGTGGGACAAG GTAGATGATCAAGAGGCAGTGAATGTGGTTTTAAAAGAGAAGGACTCACTGAAGTCTTGCAAGAAGCTTGTGTATATGTCTTCAAGCAGAGGGAGCATGGATGACATAACTGTTATGGTGATCAACCTTCGAAGCTTTTTGGCAGCTGATCATCTTCCGTGA
- the LOC133736022 gene encoding bifunctional aspartokinase/homoserine dehydrogenase 1, chloroplastic-like isoform X2, which translates to MASLSSSAISNHSLSPNAFLPKKICFFSNQCRALLLPQRSPICRMGFVSGLERKKTCKTNIFASVTDNSVGTSPEKVQLPKGDSWSVHKFGGTCVGSSERINNVAKIILSDESERKFVVVSAMSKVTDMMYDLILKAQSRDETYLAALDAVLVKHRSTAVDLLDGNELGSFLSALNQDISNLKAMLRAIYIAGHATESFTDFVVGHGELWSAQLLASVVRKNGVDCKWMDTREVLIVNLTSSDQVDPDFEKSEKRLEKWYSRNPSKTIIATGFIASTPQDIPTTLKRDGSDFSAAIMGALFKAGQVTIWTDVDGVYSADPRKVSEAVILKTLSYQEAWEMSYFGANVLHPRTIIPVMRYDIPIIIRNVFNLSAPGTKICRASTTEDEVDQSLESFVRGFATIDNLALVNVEGTGMAGVPGTASAIFSAVKDVGANVIMISQASSEHSVCFAVPEKEVKAVSKALQSRFREALNAGRLSQVQVIPNCSILAAVGQKMASTPGVSATLFNALAKANINVRAIAQGCSEYNITVVLKREDCIRALRAVHSRFYLSRTTIAMGIVGPGLIGATLLDQLRDQAATLKEEFNIDLRVMGITGSRTMLLSETGVDLSRWRELQQEKGERADMEKFVQHVHGNHFIPNTVLVDCTADSVIASHYYGWLRKGIHVVTPNKKANSGPLDQYLKLRALQRQSYTHYFYEATVGAGLPIINTLQGLLETGDKILRIEGIFSGTLSYIFNNLVGRRTFSEVVAEAKQAGFTEPDPRDDLSGTDVCRKVIILARESGLKLELSDIPVESLVPEPLKDSASAEEFMQKLPQFDHDLAKKRQIAEDAGEVLRYVGVVDVVNQKGVVKLQAYKNDHPFAQLSGADNIIAFTTTRYKDQPLIVRGPGAGAEVTAGGVFSDILRLASYLGAPS; encoded by the exons atGGCGTCGCTCTCGTCGTCGGCGATCTCCAATCACAGCCTCTCCCCCAATGCCTTTTTGCCTAAGAAGATCTGCTTCTTCTCTAATCAATGCCGCGCATTACTTCTCCCTCAGCGCTCTCCTATTTGCAG GATGGGCTTTGTCTCTGGGCTGGAAAGGAAAAAGACTTGTAAAACCAACATCTTTGCATCAGTCACAG ACAATTCAGTAGGAACATCCCCTGAGAAAGTCCAGCTTCCAAAAGGTGACAGTTGGTCTGTTCATAAATTTGGGGGCACTTGCGTGGGAAGTTCGGAAAGAATTAATAATGTTGCAAAGATAATTCTTAGTGATGAGTCGGAGAGGAAGTTTGTAGTTGTCTCTGCAATGTCTAAGGTAACAGATATGATGTACGATCTCATCTTAAAGGCTCAATCACGAGACGAAACCTATTTGGCTGCATTAGATGCTGTTTTAGTAAAACACAGATCAACAGCTGTCGATTTACTTGATGGGAATGAACTTGGTAGCTTCTTATCAGCATTAAATCAGGACATCAGTAACCTGAAAGCTATGCTTCGTGCAATATATATTG CTGGTCATGCAACAGAATCTTTCACAGATTTTGTGGTAGGACATGGAGAGTTATGGTCTGCTCAGTTGCTGGCATCTGTTGTTAGAAAG AATGGAGTGGATTGCAAGTGGATGGATACAAGGGAAGTCCTTATTGTTAACCTTACTAGCTCTGATCAAGTCGATCCTGATTTCGAGAAATCTGAAAAGAGACTTGAGAAATGGTACTCAAGAAATCCATCAAAAACAATCATAGCTACTGGTTTTATTGCTAGTACACCCCAAGACATTCCTACTACTTTGAAGAGAGATGGAAGTGACTTCTCTGCAGCTATCATGGGTGCTCTATTCAAGGCTGGTCAAGTTACAATTTGGACAGATGTTGATGGTGTCTATAGTGCGGACCCCAGGAAAG TTAGTGAAGCAGTGATTCTGAAGACATTATCTTATCAAGAGGCCTGGGAAATG TCTTATTTTGGGGCCAATGTTCTGCATCCACGTACCATCATTCCAGTAATGCGATATGACATCCCAATTATCATAAGGAACGTTTTCAACCTCTCTGCACCTGGAACAAAAATTTGCCGCGCTTCTACTACTGAGGATGAAGTGGACCAGAGTTTGGAATCCTTCGTCAGAGGGTTTGCGACAATAGACAACTTGGCCCTTGTAAATGTTGAAGG AACTGGAATGGCTGGTGTTCCTGGTACAGCTAGTGCTATATTTTCTGCCGTTAAAGATGTGGGGGCTAATGTTATTATGATATCTCAG GCTAGTAGCGAACATTCTGTATGCTTTGCTGTCCCGGAGAAGGAAGTAAAAGCTGTTTCTAAGGCACTGCAATCTAGGTTCCGTGAAGCTTTGAATGCTGGGCGTCTTTCTCAG GTTCAAGTCATTCCAAACTGTAGTATATTGGCAGCGGTTGGCCAGAAAATGGCAAGTACTCCTGGAGTTAGTGCAACTCTTTTCAACGCCCTGGCAAAG GCAAATATTAATGTGCGTGCTATAGCTCAAGGTTGTTCTGAGTACAACATTACAGTAGTATTAAAGCGGGAGGATTGTATTAGGGCCCTGAGAGCGGTTCACTCTAGATTTTATCTTTCAAGAACCACTATAGCAATGGGCATTGTTGGACCAGGACTTATTGGTGCTACATTACTTGATCAACTGAGAGATCAG GCTGCAACTCTTAAGGAAGAGTTTAACATTGACTTGCGTGTAATGGGAATTACTGGCTCAAGGACAATGCTTTTGAGTGAGAC GGGTGTTGACTTATCTAGATGGAGAGAACTTCAACAAGAAAAAGGAGAACGGGCAGATATGGAAAAATTTGTGCAGCATGTACATGGGAATCATTTTATTCCAAATACTGTTCTAGTTGACTGCACAGCTGACTCTGTCATTGCAAGCCATTACTATGGCTGGTTGCGGAAAGGAATACATGTAGTCACCCCCAACAAAAAGGCGAATTCAGGGCCTCTTGATCAG TATTTGAAATTAAGAGCTCTTCAACGGCAATCATATACACATTACTTCTATGAAGCCACTGTTGGAGCTGGCCTCCCAATTATCAATACATTACAAGGGCTCCTAGAAACAGGGGACAAAATATTGCGTATTGAGGGCATCTTCAG TGGGACTTTGAGTTATATCTTCAACAACTTAGTAGGAAGACGAACCTTTAGTGAGGTGGTGGCTGAGGCAAAGCAGGCAGGGTTTACTGAGCCAGACCCAAGGGACGATCTATCTGGAACAGATGTTTGTAGGAAG GTAATAATTCTTGCAAGGGAATCTGGTCTTAAGCTGGAACTCTCTGACATCCCTGTTGAAAGCCTCGTGCCAGAACCATTGAAG GATAGTGCATCAGCTGAGGAATTCATGCAGAAACTTCCACAATTCGATCATGACTTGGCTAAGAAAAGACAGATCGCCGAGGATGCAGGGGAA GTCTTGAGATACGTTGGGGTGGTTGATGTAGTCAACCAGAAGGGGGTAGTGAAGCTGCAAGCATACAAAAACGATCACCCATTTGCTCAATTATCAGGGGCAGATAATATCATTGCTTTCACAACAACAAGGTACAAAGATCAGCCGCTAATAGTCCGCGGACCAGGAGCTGGTGCTGAAGTTACAGCTGGTGGAGTCTTCAGTGACATACTGAGGCTTGCCTCATATCTTGGTGCCCCATCATAG
- the LOC133736022 gene encoding bifunctional aspartokinase/homoserine dehydrogenase 1, chloroplastic-like isoform X1 → MASLSSSAISNHSLSPNAFLPKKICFFSNQCRALLLPQRSPICRMGFVSGLERKKTCKTNIFASVTVDNSVGTSPEKVQLPKGDSWSVHKFGGTCVGSSERINNVAKIILSDESERKFVVVSAMSKVTDMMYDLILKAQSRDETYLAALDAVLVKHRSTAVDLLDGNELGSFLSALNQDISNLKAMLRAIYIAGHATESFTDFVVGHGELWSAQLLASVVRKNGVDCKWMDTREVLIVNLTSSDQVDPDFEKSEKRLEKWYSRNPSKTIIATGFIASTPQDIPTTLKRDGSDFSAAIMGALFKAGQVTIWTDVDGVYSADPRKVSEAVILKTLSYQEAWEMSYFGANVLHPRTIIPVMRYDIPIIIRNVFNLSAPGTKICRASTTEDEVDQSLESFVRGFATIDNLALVNVEGTGMAGVPGTASAIFSAVKDVGANVIMISQASSEHSVCFAVPEKEVKAVSKALQSRFREALNAGRLSQVQVIPNCSILAAVGQKMASTPGVSATLFNALAKANINVRAIAQGCSEYNITVVLKREDCIRALRAVHSRFYLSRTTIAMGIVGPGLIGATLLDQLRDQAATLKEEFNIDLRVMGITGSRTMLLSETGVDLSRWRELQQEKGERADMEKFVQHVHGNHFIPNTVLVDCTADSVIASHYYGWLRKGIHVVTPNKKANSGPLDQYLKLRALQRQSYTHYFYEATVGAGLPIINTLQGLLETGDKILRIEGIFSGTLSYIFNNLVGRRTFSEVVAEAKQAGFTEPDPRDDLSGTDVCRKVIILARESGLKLELSDIPVESLVPEPLKDSASAEEFMQKLPQFDHDLAKKRQIAEDAGEVLRYVGVVDVVNQKGVVKLQAYKNDHPFAQLSGADNIIAFTTTRYKDQPLIVRGPGAGAEVTAGGVFSDILRLASYLGAPS, encoded by the exons atGGCGTCGCTCTCGTCGTCGGCGATCTCCAATCACAGCCTCTCCCCCAATGCCTTTTTGCCTAAGAAGATCTGCTTCTTCTCTAATCAATGCCGCGCATTACTTCTCCCTCAGCGCTCTCCTATTTGCAG GATGGGCTTTGTCTCTGGGCTGGAAAGGAAAAAGACTTGTAAAACCAACATCTTTGCATCAGTCACAG TAGACAATTCAGTAGGAACATCCCCTGAGAAAGTCCAGCTTCCAAAAGGTGACAGTTGGTCTGTTCATAAATTTGGGGGCACTTGCGTGGGAAGTTCGGAAAGAATTAATAATGTTGCAAAGATAATTCTTAGTGATGAGTCGGAGAGGAAGTTTGTAGTTGTCTCTGCAATGTCTAAGGTAACAGATATGATGTACGATCTCATCTTAAAGGCTCAATCACGAGACGAAACCTATTTGGCTGCATTAGATGCTGTTTTAGTAAAACACAGATCAACAGCTGTCGATTTACTTGATGGGAATGAACTTGGTAGCTTCTTATCAGCATTAAATCAGGACATCAGTAACCTGAAAGCTATGCTTCGTGCAATATATATTG CTGGTCATGCAACAGAATCTTTCACAGATTTTGTGGTAGGACATGGAGAGTTATGGTCTGCTCAGTTGCTGGCATCTGTTGTTAGAAAG AATGGAGTGGATTGCAAGTGGATGGATACAAGGGAAGTCCTTATTGTTAACCTTACTAGCTCTGATCAAGTCGATCCTGATTTCGAGAAATCTGAAAAGAGACTTGAGAAATGGTACTCAAGAAATCCATCAAAAACAATCATAGCTACTGGTTTTATTGCTAGTACACCCCAAGACATTCCTACTACTTTGAAGAGAGATGGAAGTGACTTCTCTGCAGCTATCATGGGTGCTCTATTCAAGGCTGGTCAAGTTACAATTTGGACAGATGTTGATGGTGTCTATAGTGCGGACCCCAGGAAAG TTAGTGAAGCAGTGATTCTGAAGACATTATCTTATCAAGAGGCCTGGGAAATG TCTTATTTTGGGGCCAATGTTCTGCATCCACGTACCATCATTCCAGTAATGCGATATGACATCCCAATTATCATAAGGAACGTTTTCAACCTCTCTGCACCTGGAACAAAAATTTGCCGCGCTTCTACTACTGAGGATGAAGTGGACCAGAGTTTGGAATCCTTCGTCAGAGGGTTTGCGACAATAGACAACTTGGCCCTTGTAAATGTTGAAGG AACTGGAATGGCTGGTGTTCCTGGTACAGCTAGTGCTATATTTTCTGCCGTTAAAGATGTGGGGGCTAATGTTATTATGATATCTCAG GCTAGTAGCGAACATTCTGTATGCTTTGCTGTCCCGGAGAAGGAAGTAAAAGCTGTTTCTAAGGCACTGCAATCTAGGTTCCGTGAAGCTTTGAATGCTGGGCGTCTTTCTCAG GTTCAAGTCATTCCAAACTGTAGTATATTGGCAGCGGTTGGCCAGAAAATGGCAAGTACTCCTGGAGTTAGTGCAACTCTTTTCAACGCCCTGGCAAAG GCAAATATTAATGTGCGTGCTATAGCTCAAGGTTGTTCTGAGTACAACATTACAGTAGTATTAAAGCGGGAGGATTGTATTAGGGCCCTGAGAGCGGTTCACTCTAGATTTTATCTTTCAAGAACCACTATAGCAATGGGCATTGTTGGACCAGGACTTATTGGTGCTACATTACTTGATCAACTGAGAGATCAG GCTGCAACTCTTAAGGAAGAGTTTAACATTGACTTGCGTGTAATGGGAATTACTGGCTCAAGGACAATGCTTTTGAGTGAGAC GGGTGTTGACTTATCTAGATGGAGAGAACTTCAACAAGAAAAAGGAGAACGGGCAGATATGGAAAAATTTGTGCAGCATGTACATGGGAATCATTTTATTCCAAATACTGTTCTAGTTGACTGCACAGCTGACTCTGTCATTGCAAGCCATTACTATGGCTGGTTGCGGAAAGGAATACATGTAGTCACCCCCAACAAAAAGGCGAATTCAGGGCCTCTTGATCAG TATTTGAAATTAAGAGCTCTTCAACGGCAATCATATACACATTACTTCTATGAAGCCACTGTTGGAGCTGGCCTCCCAATTATCAATACATTACAAGGGCTCCTAGAAACAGGGGACAAAATATTGCGTATTGAGGGCATCTTCAG TGGGACTTTGAGTTATATCTTCAACAACTTAGTAGGAAGACGAACCTTTAGTGAGGTGGTGGCTGAGGCAAAGCAGGCAGGGTTTACTGAGCCAGACCCAAGGGACGATCTATCTGGAACAGATGTTTGTAGGAAG GTAATAATTCTTGCAAGGGAATCTGGTCTTAAGCTGGAACTCTCTGACATCCCTGTTGAAAGCCTCGTGCCAGAACCATTGAAG GATAGTGCATCAGCTGAGGAATTCATGCAGAAACTTCCACAATTCGATCATGACTTGGCTAAGAAAAGACAGATCGCCGAGGATGCAGGGGAA GTCTTGAGATACGTTGGGGTGGTTGATGTAGTCAACCAGAAGGGGGTAGTGAAGCTGCAAGCATACAAAAACGATCACCCATTTGCTCAATTATCAGGGGCAGATAATATCATTGCTTTCACAACAACAAGGTACAAAGATCAGCCGCTAATAGTCCGCGGACCAGGAGCTGGTGCTGAAGTTACAGCTGGTGGAGTCTTCAGTGACATACTGAGGCTTGCCTCATATCTTGGTGCCCCATCATAG
- the LOC133736024 gene encoding protein PARTING DANCERS, translated as MKPADRIPAKATNSAGFCMMRNTWRDEQHPSFINFISNFLTANSFRLKFVSIPADFIFNCGGSSVAFIFVTSLDSTNVSQIFGRTQILKQQFAHLYVICTLPTKEQNNLFVRSYFNFGLELGKPAFVLVKDLEMGFEKMLRIVYARGVCKREDVTTKLKAQREQYVQTVGVFQRVITSIPGVDNHDANALNQAVGSIEAIAKESKDHILENTDLSADKAEVLSRFFRDQKFYLSPKIN; from the exons ATGAAACCGGCGGATCGGATTCCGGCAAAGGCCACAAATTCAG CTGGGTTTTGTATGATGAGAAACACATGGAGGGATGAACAGCACCCGTCTTTCATAAACTTCATCTCCAATTTCCTCACTGCAAATTCGTTCCGGCTTAAATTTGTCTCAATTCCAGCA GACTTCATTTTCAACTGTGGGGGTTCATCGGTGGCCTTCATCTTTGTCACAAGCTTGGATTCAACTAATGTCTCCCAAATCTTCGGCAG AACTCAAATACTGAAGCAGCAATTTGCACATCTCTATGTTATCTGTACCCTCCCAACCAAGGAGCAAAATAACTTGTTCGTTCGTTCCTACTTCAA TTTCGGATTGGAGCTTGGTAAGCCGGCATTTGTTCTGGTTAAAGACTTAGAGATGGGTTTTGAAAAGATGCTAAGGATAGTTTATGCACGCGGAG TATGCAAGCGAGAGGATGTCACCACAAAATTGAAGGCTCAG AGAGAGCAATATGTGCAAACCGTGGGCGTGTTTCAAAGAGTGATCACATCCATACCAGGAGTTGACAATCATGATGCAAATGCG CTTAACCAAGCAGTAGGATCAATTGAAGCAATTGCCAAGGAATCGAAGGACCATATTCTGGAGAACACAGACCTTTCAGCTGACAAGGCAGAAGTGCTTTCAAGGTTTTTCAGGGATCAAAAGTTTTACCTCAGTCCCAAGATCAATTGA